The Megalops cyprinoides isolate fMegCyp1 chromosome 10, fMegCyp1.pri, whole genome shotgun sequence genome window below encodes:
- the LOC118784335 gene encoding chemokine-like receptor 1, translating to MTNSSSFPRLQGQSQDSTGAFGLAEAITNTVLIIFYFLIIFLGTTGNAVVIWTAGFRLPATVTGVWLVNLAVADLVFSLSRVLSLTQRLFFDHWPFGTPLCKLNGFLKYTNMFCSVFLLSVISLDRALCVWRPLLAKQRRTQGAARLVSVGVWLLSVALSAPFSAQREAYAGRNNLTRCSMRAKDTKDGGGARYTLYTLRFLCGFLLPFLVILGCYGLAAVGLQRSRFRHRSKPLRILACLVSAFFLCWAPYHCLLLVKMVNSSSQAVKVWLPLATGLAYLNSCMNPLLYFCMGLSRRGLGRGLFVTFRRVLVEEGEAPTDTTRWQRCAEGLGAMTQATAATADSDVQMAMFRNHGETQT from the coding sequence ATGACAAACAGCAGTTCCTTCCCTCGGCTCCAGGGCCAATCACAGGACAGCACAGGTGCCTTTGGCCTGGCGGAAGCCATCACCAACACTGTGCTGATCATCTTTTACTTCCTGATCATTTTCCTGGGAACCACGGGCAACGCGGTGGTGATCTGGACAGCGGGGTTCCGGCTGCCGGCGACGGTGACGGGCGTGTGGCTGGTGAACCTGGCGGTGGCGGACCTGGTCTTCAGCCTGAGCCGCGTGCTCTCACTGACGCAGCGCCTTTTCTTCGACCACTGGCCCTTCGGCACGCCGCTCTGCAAGCTCAACGGCTTCCTCAAGTACACCAACATGTTCTGCAGCGTCTTCCTCCTGAGCGTCATCAGCCTGGACCGGGCACTGTGCGtgtggcgccccctgctggccaagCAGCGCCGGACGCAGGGCGCCGCGCGGCTGGTCAGCGTGGGGGTGTGGCTGCTGTCTGTTGCCCTCAGCGCCCCCTTCTCAGCTCAGCGGGAGGCCTACGCAGGCAGGAACAACCTGACCAGGTGCTCCATGAGGGCCAAGGACACTAAGgacgggggcggggccaggtACACCCTCTACACCCTGCGCTTCCTGTGCGGGTTCCTCCTCCCGTTCCTGGTTATCCTGGGCTGCTACGGCCTGGCCGCTGTGGGCCTCCAGCGCTCCCGCTTCAGACACAGGTCCAAGCCGCTCCGGATCCTCGCCTGCCTGGTCTCTGCTTTCTTCCTGTGCTGGGCACCCTACCACTGCCTTCTGCTGGTAAAGATGGtgaacagcagcagccaggcagTGAAGGTGTGGCTGCCCCTGGCCACGGGGCTGGCctatttaaacagctgcatGAACCCGCTGCTGTACTTCTGCATGGGGCTGTCCCGGCGTGGGCTCGGGCGCGGGCTGTTCGTGACGTTCCGGAGGGTGCTGGTAGAGGAGGGCGAGGCACCCACAGACACCACCAGGTGGCAGCGGTGCGCAGAGGGTTTGGGGGCCATGACTCAGGCCACAGCAGCGACTGCAGACTCAGACGTGCAGATGGCAATGTTCCGTAACCATGGAGAAACACAGACGTGA